The Mycobacterium paragordonae genome includes a region encoding these proteins:
- a CDS encoding ATP-dependent 6-phosphofructokinase: MRIGVLTGGGDCPGLNAVIRAVVRTCDARYGSSVVGFQDGWRGLLENRRMQLRNDDRNDRLLAKGGTMLGTARVNPAKLRAGLDQVKQTLDDNGIDVLIPIGGEGTLTAAHWLSEENVPVVGVPKTIDNDIDCTDVTFGHDTALTVATDAIDRLHSTAESHQRVMLVEVMGRHAGWIALNAGLASGAHMTLIPEQPFDVEEVCRLVKQRFQRGDSHFICVVAEGAKPVAGSIALREGGLDEFGHEKFTGVAAQLGAEVEKRINKDVRVTVLGHVQRGGSPTAYDRVLATRFGVNAADAAHAGEYGQMVSLRGQDIGRVPLADAVRQLKLVPESRYDDAAAFFG; the protein is encoded by the coding sequence ATGCGGATCGGAGTTCTCACAGGCGGTGGTGACTGTCCCGGCCTCAACGCCGTCATCCGGGCGGTAGTGCGCACCTGCGATGCCCGCTACGGCTCGTCGGTGGTCGGATTCCAGGACGGCTGGCGCGGGCTGCTGGAGAACCGGCGCATGCAACTGCGCAACGACGATCGCAACGACCGACTGCTGGCCAAGGGCGGAACGATGCTGGGGACGGCCCGCGTGAACCCCGCCAAGCTGCGGGCCGGGCTCGATCAGGTCAAGCAGACCCTCGACGACAACGGCATCGACGTCCTCATCCCGATCGGCGGCGAAGGCACCCTGACGGCCGCGCACTGGCTCTCGGAGGAGAACGTGCCGGTAGTGGGGGTGCCGAAGACCATCGACAACGACATCGACTGCACCGATGTGACTTTCGGTCACGACACCGCGCTGACGGTGGCCACCGACGCCATCGACCGGCTGCACAGCACCGCCGAATCACACCAGCGGGTGATGCTGGTCGAGGTCATGGGCCGCCATGCCGGGTGGATCGCGCTCAACGCCGGACTGGCCTCCGGTGCGCACATGACGCTGATCCCGGAGCAGCCCTTCGACGTCGAGGAAGTGTGCCGGCTGGTCAAACAGCGCTTCCAGCGCGGCGACTCGCACTTCATCTGCGTGGTCGCCGAAGGGGCCAAGCCGGTAGCGGGCTCGATCGCGCTGCGCGAAGGCGGCCTCGACGAGTTCGGCCACGAGAAGTTCACCGGTGTGGCCGCCCAGCTCGGGGCCGAGGTGGAAAAGCGCATCAACAAGGACGTCCGGGTGACGGTGCTGGGCCACGTGCAGCGCGGCGGCTCGCCGACGGCCTACGACCGGGTGCTGGCCACCCGTTTCGGCGTCAACGCGGCAGACGCGGCGCACGCAGGCGAGTACGGGCAGATGGTGTCGCTGCGGGGGCAGGACATCGGGCGGGTGCCGCTGGCCGACGCCGTTCGCCAACTCAAGCTGGTGCCCGAGAGCCGCTACGACGACGCTGCCGCATTCTTCGGCTGA
- a CDS encoding MinD/ParA family ATP-binding protein, which translates to MTSNPSVPVAPPVRRERVPGGTALDAIEPEAPEQRSWRELIRRYVGVDLGAGREAAHENALREQIRTPVGGAFPIAVLNLKGGVGKTAVVEALGSTFASLRSDRVIAVDTDAGDLADRHGRRNSLSMADLLTDPSVARYADVRAHTYMNSSGLEVLGPPDYANSHWSISRQDFVKAYSILRSHYSLVLVDCPKTLKSGVMDAVLPESRALVVVTSTSICAMQKTSTTLEWLRHNGYGKLLESTVLALNYVERTKLSALAAKELELLSARVAATVVLPFDKHVHLGTEIGLDLLSKESRRSYLEMAAALARTFPKR; encoded by the coding sequence GTGACGTCCAACCCCTCGGTCCCGGTCGCCCCACCGGTGCGCCGCGAGCGCGTCCCGGGCGGTACCGCGCTTGATGCGATCGAGCCCGAGGCTCCCGAGCAACGCAGCTGGCGGGAACTGATTCGGCGATATGTGGGCGTCGACCTGGGGGCGGGCCGCGAGGCCGCCCACGAGAACGCGCTGCGCGAGCAGATCCGCACCCCGGTGGGTGGGGCCTTCCCGATCGCGGTTCTCAACCTCAAAGGCGGCGTCGGCAAGACCGCCGTCGTCGAAGCGCTCGGCTCGACCTTCGCCAGCCTGCGCTCCGACCGTGTGATCGCCGTCGACACCGACGCCGGCGACTTGGCGGACCGGCACGGACGGCGGAACAGTTTGAGCATGGCCGACCTGCTGACCGACCCATCGGTGGCACGTTATGCCGACGTGCGGGCGCACACATATATGAACAGCTCCGGGCTGGAGGTGCTCGGACCGCCGGACTACGCCAACAGCCACTGGAGCATCAGCCGCCAGGACTTCGTCAAGGCGTACTCGATACTGCGCAGCCACTATTCGCTGGTGTTGGTGGATTGTCCCAAGACCCTGAAGTCGGGCGTGATGGATGCGGTGCTGCCGGAATCACGCGCACTCGTGGTCGTCACCAGCACGTCGATATGCGCGATGCAGAAGACCTCCACCACGCTGGAGTGGTTGCGGCACAACGGGTATGGCAAGTTGCTTGAGTCGACCGTGCTGGCGCTGAATTACGTCGAGCGGACCAAGCTCAGCGCTTTGGCGGCCAAGGAGCTTGAGCTGTTGTCGGCGCGCGTGGCGGCGACCGTGGTACTGCCGTTCGATAAGCACGTGCATCTGGGCACGGAGATCGGGCTGGATCTGTTGAGTAAGGAAAGCCGGCGCTCTTATCTGGAAATGGCGGCCGCGCTGGCCCGGACGTTCCCCAAGCGCTAG
- the gatB gene encoding Asp-tRNA(Asn)/Glu-tRNA(Gln) amidotransferase subunit GatB — MTVTGAELLEYDEVIERFDPVLGLEVHVELSTATKMFCGCTNTFGGEPNTQVCPVCLGLPGSLPVLNQVAVESAIRIGLALNCEIVDWCRFARKNYFYPDMPKNYQISQYDEPIAINGFLEAPLEDGTTWRVEIERAHMEEDTGKLTHIGSETGRIHGATTSLIDYNRAGVPLIEIVTKPIVGAGARAPQIARAYVTALRDLLRGLDVSDVRMDQGSMRCDANVSLMPKDASEFGTRTETKNVNSLKSVEVAVRYEMQRQAAVLVAGGEIIQETRHFHEAGYTSPGRAKETAQDYRYFPEPDLEPVAPSRELVERLRQTIPELPWLIRKRIQDEWGFSDEVMRDLVNAGAVELIAETVKHGAASKDARSWWGNFLLQKANEAGISLEELAITPAQVAEVIALVDQGKLSNKLAREVVEGVLAGEGEPEAVMTARGLALVRDDSLTQAAVDEALAANPDVADKIRGGKVAAAGAIVGAVMKATRGQADAARVRELVLAACGQA, encoded by the coding sequence ATGACGGTTACTGGGGCTGAGCTGCTCGAATACGACGAGGTCATCGAACGATTTGATCCGGTGCTCGGACTGGAAGTCCATGTCGAGCTGTCCACCGCCACCAAAATGTTCTGCGGCTGCACCAACACGTTCGGCGGCGAGCCCAACACCCAGGTGTGCCCGGTCTGCCTGGGACTGCCGGGTTCGCTCCCGGTGCTCAACCAGGTCGCGGTCGAGTCGGCGATTCGCATCGGTCTGGCCTTGAACTGCGAAATCGTGGACTGGTGCCGGTTCGCCCGGAAGAACTACTTCTACCCGGACATGCCGAAGAACTACCAGATTTCCCAGTACGACGAGCCGATCGCCATCAACGGCTTCCTCGAGGCGCCGCTGGAGGACGGCACCACCTGGCGGGTGGAGATCGAGCGCGCCCACATGGAGGAAGACACCGGCAAGCTCACCCACATCGGCAGCGAAACGGGCCGTATCCACGGCGCGACCACGTCGCTGATCGACTACAACCGGGCCGGCGTACCGCTCATCGAGATCGTCACCAAACCGATCGTCGGTGCCGGCGCGCGGGCCCCCCAGATCGCTCGCGCCTACGTCACCGCGCTGCGAGACCTGTTGCGCGGGCTCGACGTATCCGACGTGCGGATGGATCAGGGGTCGATGCGCTGCGACGCGAACGTATCGCTGATGCCAAAGGACGCCAGCGAATTCGGCACCCGCACCGAGACCAAAAACGTCAACTCGCTCAAGAGCGTCGAGGTCGCGGTCCGTTACGAAATGCAGCGTCAGGCAGCGGTTCTGGTGGCTGGTGGCGAAATCATCCAGGAGACCAGACACTTTCACGAGGCCGGCTACACCAGTCCCGGCCGCGCGAAGGAAACCGCCCAGGACTACCGCTATTTCCCCGAGCCCGACCTCGAACCCGTGGCGCCCAGCCGCGAGCTGGTCGAGCGGCTGCGCCAGACCATCCCCGAGCTGCCGTGGTTGATTCGCAAGAGGATTCAGGACGAATGGGGTTTCTCCGACGAGGTGATGCGAGACCTCGTCAATGCCGGCGCGGTCGAATTGATCGCCGAAACCGTCAAGCACGGAGCGGCCAGCAAGGACGCCCGCTCGTGGTGGGGAAACTTCTTGCTGCAGAAGGCAAATGAGGCGGGTATCAGCCTGGAAGAACTGGCCATCACCCCGGCCCAGGTCGCCGAGGTGATCGCCCTGGTGGACCAGGGCAAGCTGTCCAACAAGCTGGCGCGCGAGGTCGTCGAAGGTGTGCTGGCCGGAGAAGGTGAGCCGGAAGCGGTGATGACGGCGCGCGGCCTGGCGCTGGTGCGCGACGATTCCCTCACCCAGGCCGCGGTGGACGAGGCGCTGGCCGCCAATCCTGATGTGGCAGACAAGATTCGGGGCGGAAAGGTGGCCGCGGCGGGCGCGATCGTCGGCGCGGTGATGAAGGCCACCCGCGGGCAGGCCGACGCCGCGCGGGTGCGCGAGCTGGTCCTGGCGGCCTGCGGTCAGGCCTGA
- a CDS encoding MgtC/SapB family protein: MPDNESWRSGPSTLWVMAGAHAAHSPATPLPVAVTAAGLVSAVRLGPDALRRSPPQIAQWDAIRSHYPQVADWIDNDAAGIRPAAAAPDAGPAGRMSRAGVVDYLGLLDDSDDVDRWLSTEPDYWVTAGASVDAATTAVAEFRRHYRQAAVIGPITVYRRREGQA, encoded by the coding sequence ATGCCGGACAACGAATCGTGGCGAAGCGGTCCATCCACGTTATGGGTGATGGCCGGGGCGCACGCCGCTCACAGTCCGGCGACTCCACTCCCGGTTGCGGTGACCGCGGCGGGCCTGGTTTCCGCCGTCCGGCTGGGCCCCGACGCGCTGCGACGCTCGCCACCGCAGATAGCGCAGTGGGACGCCATCCGCAGCCACTATCCGCAAGTCGCCGACTGGATTGACAACGATGCCGCCGGTATCAGGCCCGCGGCCGCGGCGCCTGACGCCGGCCCCGCCGGGCGGATGAGCCGCGCCGGCGTCGTCGACTATCTCGGGCTACTCGACGACAGCGACGACGTCGACCGTTGGCTGTCGACCGAGCCCGACTACTGGGTCACCGCCGGCGCGTCCGTCGACGCCGCCACGACGGCCGTCGCCGAGTTCCGGCGTCATTACCGGCAGGCGGCGGTGATCGGCCCGATCACCGTCTATCGACGCCGCGAGGGTCAGGCCTGA
- a CDS encoding flavin reductase family protein, translated as MIGEPFDDLMSMLDSPVFVVTTAADGVPSGCLVAFGTQTSVQPPSFMVGLPFSSGTHEVGSRSEYLAVHVLPRSQEVLAELFGNCPDDPFGHCSWRAGPLGMPILDDAAAWFVGRIVSRSPVADHVAYLLEPVAAWAPDNADELLYLSDLDEEFEPGQEAPQRLYSGERTEAKPKYGMRFTLDAPF; from the coding sequence GTGATCGGTGAACCGTTCGACGACCTGATGTCGATGCTGGACTCTCCGGTGTTCGTGGTAACCACCGCAGCCGACGGTGTTCCGTCGGGTTGCCTGGTCGCCTTCGGCACTCAGACCAGCGTGCAGCCCCCGAGCTTCATGGTCGGTCTGCCTTTCAGCAGCGGCACGCATGAGGTGGGCAGCCGGTCCGAATACCTGGCGGTCCACGTACTGCCGCGTAGCCAGGAGGTGCTGGCCGAGCTGTTCGGCAATTGCCCGGATGACCCGTTCGGGCACTGCTCGTGGCGCGCCGGCCCGCTGGGAATGCCGATCCTCGACGACGCCGCCGCCTGGTTCGTCGGGCGGATCGTGAGCCGAAGCCCCGTCGCCGATCATGTGGCTTACCTGCTGGAGCCGGTCGCGGCGTGGGCGCCGGACAATGCCGACGAACTGCTGTACCTGTCCGACCTCGATGAGGAGTTCGAGCCGGGCCAGGAAGCTCCGCAGCGCCTGTACAGCGGTGAGCGGACCGAGGCGAAGCCCAAGTACGGCATGAGGTTCACGCTCGACGCGCCGTTCTGA
- a CDS encoding PQQ-dependent sugar dehydrogenase: MRIRRSVRCVLAALCAAVLVSSGCARFNDAQSQPFTTNPELKPQPSSTPPPPPPLPPTPFPKACPAPGVMQGCLESTSGLIMGVDSKTALVAERTTGAVKEISVSAEPKVKMVIPVDPSGDGGLMDIVLSPTFSQDRLMYAYVSTPTDNRVIRIAEGDVPKDILTGIPKGATGNTGALIFTTPTTLVVLTGDAGNPALAADPKSLAGKVLRIEQPTTLGQAPPTTALSGIGSGGGMCIDPVDGSLYIADRTPGADRLQRITKKSEVSTVWTWPDKPGVAGCAAMDGTVLVNLINTKLTVAVRLAPKTGAVTGEPDVVRKDTHAHAWALRMSPDGNVWGATVNKTAGDAEKLDDVVFPLFPQGGGFPRNNDDKT, encoded by the coding sequence ATGCGGATAAGGCGGTCGGTTCGGTGCGTGCTGGCTGCGCTGTGCGCGGCGGTGCTGGTGTCCAGCGGCTGCGCACGGTTCAACGACGCCCAGTCGCAGCCGTTCACGACCAATCCGGAATTGAAGCCTCAGCCCAGCTCTACGCCTCCCCCGCCGCCGCCCTTGCCGCCGACGCCTTTCCCGAAGGCGTGCCCGGCGCCCGGGGTGATGCAGGGGTGCCTGGAAAGCACCAGCGGCCTGATCATGGGCGTCGACAGCAAGACCGCACTGGTCGCCGAACGCACCACCGGCGCCGTCAAGGAGATCTCCGTCAGCGCCGAACCGAAGGTGAAGATGGTCATCCCGGTCGACCCGTCCGGCGACGGCGGCCTGATGGACATCGTGCTGTCACCCACGTTCTCCCAGGACCGGCTGATGTACGCCTACGTCAGCACCCCGACCGACAACCGCGTCATCCGCATCGCCGAAGGCGACGTCCCCAAAGACATCCTGACCGGCATCCCCAAGGGCGCCACCGGCAACACCGGCGCACTGATCTTCACCACCCCCACCACCCTCGTGGTGCTGACCGGCGACGCTGGCAACCCGGCCCTGGCGGCCGACCCGAAATCGTTGGCCGGCAAGGTTTTGCGCATCGAGCAACCCACCACCCTGGGCCAGGCGCCCCCGACGACGGCGTTGTCGGGCATCGGCTCGGGCGGAGGCATGTGCATCGATCCCGTCGACGGATCGCTGTACATCGCCGACCGCACCCCGGGCGCCGACCGGCTGCAGCGCATCACCAAGAAGTCCGAGGTCTCGACGGTGTGGACGTGGCCGGACAAGCCCGGCGTCGCCGGGTGCGCGGCCATGGACGGGACGGTCCTGGTGAACCTGATCAACACGAAGCTGACGGTGGCGGTGCGGCTCGCGCCGAAAACCGGCGCGGTCACCGGAGAGCCGGACGTGGTCCGCAAGGACACGCACGCGCACGCCTGGGCCCTGCGGATGTCGCCGGACGGCAACGTCTGGGGTGCGACCGTGAACAAGACCGCGGGCGACGCCGAGAAGCTTGACGACGTGGTGTTCCCGTTGTTCCCGCAGGGCGGCGGGTTCCCGCGCAACAACGACGACAAGACCTAG
- a CDS encoding DoxX family protein: MTSSNESHWQRPDSPAVPTSSRPASASLVDPEDDLTPAGYSGNFANTGTTTIIPPYEPHTGGSTYNLADAQEPLPYVQPQPTSRQIPAAPAAIDFDDEDERMRDAGRRGTQNFGLLVLRVGLGAVLIAHGLQKLFGWWGGSGVNGFRNSLHDIGFQHADVLAYVSSGGEVVAGVLLVLGLFTPIAAAGALAFLLNGLLASASARPRTNTFTYFLPDGHEYQISLIVMAVAVILAGPGRYGFDAGRGWAHRPFIGSFVALLAGIAAGIAVWVFLNGVNPLA; the protein is encoded by the coding sequence GTGACCAGTTCGAATGAATCGCATTGGCAGCGGCCGGACAGTCCCGCAGTGCCAACCTCCAGCCGTCCCGCCTCGGCAAGCCTGGTCGACCCCGAAGACGACCTGACCCCGGCCGGATACTCGGGCAACTTCGCCAATACGGGAACCACCACGATCATCCCGCCGTACGAACCACATACCGGGGGTTCGACCTACAACCTGGCCGACGCCCAGGAGCCGCTGCCCTACGTGCAGCCGCAGCCGACCAGCCGGCAGATTCCGGCCGCTCCCGCAGCCATCGACTTCGACGACGAAGACGAGCGGATGCGCGACGCCGGGCGGCGCGGCACCCAGAACTTCGGGCTGCTGGTACTGCGGGTCGGACTCGGCGCGGTGCTGATCGCGCACGGGCTGCAGAAACTGTTCGGCTGGTGGGGCGGGTCCGGCGTCAACGGATTCCGCAATTCGCTGCACGACATCGGCTTCCAGCACGCCGACGTCCTGGCCTACGTCAGCTCCGGTGGCGAGGTCGTCGCGGGTGTGCTGCTGGTGCTGGGCTTGTTCACCCCGATCGCAGCCGCCGGTGCGCTGGCCTTCCTGCTCAACGGCCTGCTCGCATCCGCCTCGGCGCGGCCGCGCACGAACACCTTCACCTATTTCCTGCCGGACGGCCACGAATACCAGATCAGCCTGATCGTCATGGCCGTCGCCGTCATCCTGGCCGGTCCCGGTCGCTACGGTTTCGACGCGGGCCGGGGGTGGGCCCACCGGCCCTTCATCGGGTCGTTCGTGGCGCTGCTGGCCGGCATCGCCGCCGGGATTGCGGTGTGGGTGTTTCTGAATGGTGTGAACCCGCTGGCCTGA
- a CDS encoding PH domain-containing protein: MVTESPVVIKLSPMAHIAVGFLTLCLLVPVTAFPFSAPILVIPVLLSALIIRFRTVADDRGVTARTLLSSRTVAWEDIDGLRFHRGNWARAHLKDGSELRLPAVTFATLPQLTEASSGRVPNPYR, from the coding sequence GTGGTTACCGAGTCACCCGTCGTCATCAAACTGTCGCCGATGGCGCATATCGCGGTCGGATTCTTGACCCTGTGCCTGCTGGTTCCGGTGACGGCCTTCCCGTTCAGCGCCCCGATTCTGGTGATTCCGGTATTGTTGTCCGCGTTGATCATCCGATTCCGGACGGTCGCCGACGACCGGGGTGTGACGGCGCGAACCCTGCTGAGCAGCCGGACGGTGGCCTGGGAGGACATCGACGGACTGCGATTCCACCGCGGTAACTGGGCGCGCGCGCACCTGAAGGACGGTTCAGAGCTGCGGTTGCCCGCGGTCACCTTCGCGACGCTGCCGCAGCTGACCGAAGCCAGCTCCGGCCGGGTGCCCAACCCGTACCGCTGA